One genomic window of Deinococcus aetherius includes the following:
- a CDS encoding xanthine dehydrogenase small subunit has protein sequence MDSITLTVNGVPREAHGVQPHTTLLNWLRDLGLTGSKEGCAEGECGACAVLVARPAGDGGTRLESVNSCLVLLAALNGAEVVTAEGLGAPGRLHPVQRELAVRGGSQCGYCTPGFVVSMAAEYYREDRPEAEFDIHSLSGNLCRCTGYRPIGDAALALGGPSEDDPLARRREGPAPTPQATHLTTPEGEFHRPTTLAGALGLLAAQPGAVLLAGGTDWGVDVNLRHSRAAVTIALDGLPELRTLGWNADHVEIGAALSLSEVERRLAGRVPLLDELFPLFASRLIRNSATLGGNLGTASPIGDSLPVLLALDARVVLASREGEREVQLSAYFTGYRRTRREPGELIRAVRVPLPLAPRSGFYKIAKRRFDDISSVAVAVALDLDGDVVRSARIGLGGVAATPIRALATEEVLNGRPWNERTVREAARVLRGEGTPLDDHRASAAYRAAMLEGALLKFYFEKTAREVTL, from the coding sequence ATGGACAGCATCACCCTGACCGTGAACGGCGTTCCCCGCGAGGCGCATGGGGTGCAGCCCCACACCACCCTCCTGAACTGGCTGCGCGACCTTGGCCTGACCGGCAGCAAGGAAGGCTGCGCGGAGGGTGAGTGCGGCGCCTGCGCCGTCCTGGTCGCCCGCCCCGCCGGGGACGGCGGCACCCGCCTGGAGTCCGTGAACAGTTGCCTCGTCCTGCTCGCGGCCCTGAACGGGGCGGAGGTCGTCACCGCCGAGGGCCTGGGGGCGCCGGGGAGGCTCCACCCCGTCCAGCGTGAACTCGCCGTGCGGGGCGGGTCGCAGTGCGGGTACTGCACGCCCGGCTTCGTGGTCAGCATGGCCGCCGAGTACTACCGGGAGGACCGGCCCGAGGCGGAGTTCGACATTCACTCCCTGAGCGGGAACCTCTGCCGCTGTACCGGCTACCGTCCCATAGGTGATGCGGCCCTCGCCCTGGGGGGCCCGTCGGAGGACGACCCCCTCGCCCGGCGCCGCGAGGGGCCCGCTCCGACCCCGCAGGCCACCCACCTGACCACCCCGGAGGGCGAGTTCCACCGCCCCACGACGCTCGCGGGGGCGCTCGGCCTGCTTGCCGCCCAGCCCGGGGCCGTGCTCCTCGCGGGCGGCACCGACTGGGGGGTAGACGTGAACCTCCGCCACTCACGCGCCGCTGTCACCATCGCACTCGACGGGCTGCCCGAACTCCGGACCCTGGGTTGGAACGCGGACCATGTGGAGATCGGCGCCGCGCTCAGCCTCTCCGAGGTCGAGCGGCGGCTGGCGGGCCGGGTGCCGCTGCTGGACGAACTGTTCCCCCTCTTCGCCTCGCGCCTGATTCGCAACAGTGCCACGCTGGGCGGCAACCTGGGCACGGCCTCGCCCATCGGGGACAGCCTGCCCGTGCTGCTCGCCCTGGACGCGCGGGTGGTGCTGGCCTCGCGGGAGGGCGAGCGCGAGGTGCAGCTCTCGGCCTACTTCACCGGCTACCGGCGCACGCGGCGTGAGCCCGGTGAACTCATCCGCGCCGTGCGGGTTCCGCTGCCCCTGGCGCCCCGGAGCGGCTTCTACAAGATCGCCAAGCGCCGCTTCGACGACATCTCCAGCGTGGCGGTCGCCGTGGCGCTCGACCTTGACGGCGACGTGGTACGCTCCGCCCGCATTGGATTGGGCGGGGTTGCGGCCACACCGATTCGCGCCCTCGCCACCGAGGAGGTGCTGAACGGGCGCCCCTGGAACGAGCGGACGGTGCGCGAGGCCGCCCGCGTCCTGCGGGGCGAGGGCACCCCCCTCGACGACCACCGCGCGAGTGCCGCTTACCGCGCGGCGATGCTGGAGGGGGCCCTCTTGAAGTTCTACTTCGAGAAGACCGCCCGGGAGGTGACCCTATGA
- the xdhB gene encoding xanthine dehydrogenase molybdopterin binding subunit, whose protein sequence is MTSLHERPPVGAVGEAIPHESAELHVTGHALYTDDLGVRLRELLHAWPLQAPHAHAQVTRLNVGPALTVPGVVRVLTADDVPGLNDAGVKHDEPLFPSEVMYYGHAVCWVLADSIEAARLGSLRVEVEYEPLPALVTVQEAIAAESFQGGQPTLRRGDAEDGLARAAHVFEGEFEIGGQEHFYLETNASLATVDEYGQVFVQSSTQHPTETQEIVAHVLGLASHQVTVQCLRMGGGFGGKEMQPHGYAAIAALGAVLTGRPVRLRLNRQQDLTLTGKRHPFHASWRVGFNADGQLLALQATLTSDGGWSLDLSEPVLARALCHIDNAYFIPHVEVHGRIARTNKTSQTAFRGFGGPQGMLVIEDILGRCAPLLGLEPHELRRRNFYRPGESTPYGQPVRHAERLEDLWATLLARSDFAARAEEVRAFNAANPHTKRGLAVTPVKFGISFNFTAYNQAGALVHVYKDGSVLINHGGTEMGQGLHTKMLQVAATALGVPLSCVRLAPTRTDKVPNTSATAASSGADLNGGAIKDACEQIKGRLAAVAAGRFGDYVHPNDVRFENGLVFPLGHPERGLTFARLVHDAYHARTQLWAAGYYRTPGLHWDRERMQGEPFKYFSYGASVSEVEVDGFSGAYRLRRVDILHDVGDSLSPLIDLGQVEGGFVQGAGWLTLEDLRWDTSDGPYRGRLATQAASTYKLPSFSEMPEVFNVALLERATESGVVYGSKAVGEPPLMLAISVREALRQAASAFGPEGHSTLLASPATPEAVYWALDAARQASARPTPPSHVAAD, encoded by the coding sequence ATGACCAGCCTGCACGAGCGTCCCCCCGTCGGCGCGGTGGGTGAGGCCATCCCCCACGAGAGCGCCGAGCTGCACGTCACCGGACACGCCCTCTACACCGACGACCTGGGGGTGCGCCTCAGAGAGCTCCTCCACGCCTGGCCGCTCCAGGCCCCCCACGCCCACGCCCAGGTCACGCGCCTGAACGTAGGCCCGGCCCTCACCGTGCCCGGCGTGGTCCGGGTCCTCACCGCCGACGACGTGCCGGGGCTGAACGACGCGGGGGTCAAGCACGACGAGCCGCTCTTCCCCAGCGAGGTGATGTACTACGGCCACGCGGTCTGCTGGGTCCTCGCCGACAGCATCGAGGCCGCCCGGCTGGGGTCCTTGCGAGTCGAGGTGGAGTACGAACCGCTGCCCGCTCTGGTGACGGTGCAGGAGGCCATCGCCGCCGAATCCTTCCAGGGGGGCCAGCCCACCCTGCGACGGGGAGACGCCGAGGATGGCCTGGCGCGGGCCGCCCACGTCTTTGAGGGCGAGTTCGAGATAGGCGGGCAGGAGCACTTCTACCTGGAGACGAACGCCTCCCTCGCCACCGTGGACGAATACGGGCAGGTCTTCGTGCAGTCGAGCACCCAGCACCCCACCGAGACGCAGGAGATCGTGGCGCACGTCCTGGGGCTCGCCAGCCATCAGGTCACGGTCCAGTGCCTGCGGATGGGGGGAGGCTTCGGCGGCAAGGAGATGCAGCCCCACGGGTACGCCGCGATTGCCGCGCTGGGGGCGGTGCTCACGGGCCGCCCGGTGCGCCTGCGCCTGAACCGCCAGCAGGACCTCACCCTGACCGGCAAGCGCCACCCCTTCCACGCGAGCTGGCGGGTGGGCTTCAACGCGGACGGGCAGCTCCTCGCCCTCCAGGCCACCCTCACCTCGGACGGCGGGTGGAGCCTCGACCTCTCCGAGCCGGTGCTCGCCCGAGCCCTGTGCCACATCGACAACGCTTACTTCATCCCGCACGTCGAGGTTCACGGACGCATCGCCAGGACGAACAAGACCTCGCAGACGGCCTTCCGGGGCTTCGGCGGGCCGCAGGGGATGCTGGTGATCGAGGACATCCTGGGCCGCTGCGCACCGCTCCTGGGGCTCGAACCCCACGAACTGCGCCGCCGCAACTTCTACCGCCCCGGCGAGAGCACCCCCTACGGCCAGCCCGTGCGCCATGCCGAGCGGCTGGAGGACCTCTGGGCAACCCTGCTCGCCCGCTCGGACTTCGCGGCGCGGGCGGAGGAGGTGCGGGCCTTCAACGCGGCGAATCCCCACACCAAACGCGGCCTCGCTGTGACGCCCGTCAAGTTCGGCATCTCCTTCAACTTCACCGCCTACAACCAGGCGGGCGCCCTCGTCCACGTCTACAAGGACGGCTCGGTCCTCATCAACCACGGCGGCACCGAGATGGGCCAGGGGCTGCACACGAAGATGCTTCAGGTCGCGGCGACCGCCCTCGGCGTCCCGCTCTCCTGCGTGCGGCTCGCGCCCACCCGCACGGACAAGGTGCCCAACACCTCGGCGACGGCGGCGAGCAGCGGCGCGGACCTCAACGGCGGGGCGATCAAGGACGCCTGCGAGCAGATCAAGGGGCGGCTGGCGGCGGTGGCGGCGGGGCGCTTCGGCGACTACGTCCACCCGAACGACGTGCGGTTCGAGAACGGGCTGGTCTTCCCGCTGGGGCATCCCGAGCGCGGCCTGACCTTCGCGCGGCTCGTCCACGACGCCTATCACGCCCGCACGCAGCTCTGGGCCGCCGGGTACTACCGCACCCCCGGCCTGCACTGGGACCGCGAGCGGATGCAGGGCGAGCCCTTCAAGTACTTCTCCTACGGCGCCTCCGTGAGCGAGGTGGAGGTGGACGGCTTCAGCGGCGCCTACCGCCTGCGCCGGGTGGACATCCTGCACGACGTGGGTGACAGCCTCTCGCCGCTGATCGACCTCGGGCAGGTCGAGGGCGGCTTCGTGCAGGGGGCGGGCTGGCTGACCCTGGAGGATCTGCGCTGGGACACCTCCGACGGGCCTTACCGGGGCCGCCTCGCCACCCAGGCGGCGAGCACCTACAAGCTCCCCAGCTTCTCGGAGATGCCTGAGGTCTTCAACGTGGCGCTGCTGGAGCGGGCGACCGAGAGCGGCGTGGTGTACGGCTCCAAGGCGGTCGGCGAGCCGCCCCTGATGCTGGCGATCAGTGTGCGCGAGGCGTTGCGGCAGGCGGCATCCGCTTTTGGCCCGGAAGGTCACTCCACCCTCCTTGCCAGCCCGGCCACCCCGGAGGCCGTGTACTGGGCGCTCGACGCGGCGCGGCAGGCCAGCGCCCGGCCTACCCCTCCCTCCCACGTGGCGGCGGACTGA
- the xdhC gene encoding xanthine dehydrogenase accessory protein XdhC, which translates to MPGGWLEAVQGLADQGGPGVLVTVVVVRGHAPREAGAKMVVGLEQTWDSVGGGNLEATAVERSRALLACRATTPELLTLRLTDRAPNEYGRQCCGGEVTLLLEPLQTARPHLAVFGVGHVGLALANILSTLPVRLHLIDSREGQLTPERLAGLPGGAARLHVHHAPIPELALADLPAGTHLVIMTHDHAEDAALCDAALRRRDLGFVGLIGSRVKWLRFQEQLKEVGHTEADLARITTPVGLPGIRGKSPAVIALGVAAQLQQVLEATEFSAVSPAPIPQRTP; encoded by the coding sequence ATGCCGGGCGGCTGGCTGGAGGCCGTGCAGGGCCTCGCGGACCAGGGCGGGCCGGGCGTCCTCGTCACCGTCGTGGTGGTGCGCGGCCACGCCCCCCGGGAGGCGGGCGCGAAGATGGTCGTCGGCCTGGAGCAGACCTGGGACAGCGTGGGCGGCGGCAACCTGGAGGCGACCGCCGTGGAGCGTTCACGGGCGCTGCTCGCCTGCCGGGCGACCACCCCCGAACTGCTCACCCTGCGGCTCACGGACCGCGCCCCGAACGAGTATGGGCGGCAGTGTTGCGGCGGAGAGGTGACGCTGCTCCTCGAACCCCTCCAGACCGCACGCCCGCACCTCGCCGTCTTTGGGGTGGGCCATGTGGGGCTCGCGCTGGCGAACATCCTGAGCACCCTGCCGGTGAGGCTCCACCTGATCGACTCGCGGGAGGGACAACTCACCCCCGAGCGGCTGGCCGGGCTCCCGGGCGGCGCCGCCCGGCTCCACGTCCACCACGCGCCGATTCCCGAGCTGGCCCTAGCGGACCTGCCCGCCGGGACCCACCTCGTGATCATGACCCACGACCACGCCGAGGACGCCGCCCTGTGTGACGCCGCGTTGCGCCGCCGAGACCTGGGCTTCGTCGGACTCATCGGGTCGCGGGTCAAGTGGCTGCGCTTCCAGGAGCAACTGAAGGAGGTGGGCCACACGGAGGCCGACCTCGCCCGCATCACCACGCCGGTCGGCCTTCCCGGCATCCGTGGCAAGAGTCCGGCGGTGATCGCCCTGGGGGTGGCCGCGCAGCTTCAGCAGGTGCTGGAGGCGACCGAGTTCTCCGCCGTCTCTCCCGCCCCCATCCCCCAGAGGACCCCATGA
- the guaD gene encoding guanine deaminase, protein MKLYRATLMHTPENPFAVPDALHTLDDGALLVDEGRILAAAPYPDLRAAHPRAEVVDLRGGVLLPGFVDTHVHYPQVRVLGGLGMGLLEWLDRNTLPEEARLADATYAGAVAREFLSALAANGTTTALVFGSHYASAMDVFFEEAARTGLRVVAGQVVSDRLLRPELHTTPERAYAEGRALIERWHGTGRALYAVTPRFALSASEGILDACGALMGEFPGVRFTSHINESPREIEVVRGLFPGARDYLDTYERAGLVTRHSVLAHNVHPTGRELDVMAAYRCTAAHCPCSNSSLGSGLFPLRRHLQAGVHVSLGTDVGGGTGFSMLKEGLQAYFMQQLLGEAGQPLAPAHLLYLATRAGAEALDLQDRTGDFGAGKAFDAVYLRPPEGSTLATVLRHAEGPERALAALFTLGTGADVAGVWVEGDRVYQRPATPSEVRV, encoded by the coding sequence ATGAAGCTTTACCGCGCGACCCTGATGCACACGCCCGAGAACCCCTTCGCCGTGCCGGACGCCCTGCACACGCTGGACGACGGGGCCCTGCTGGTGGACGAAGGTCGCATCCTGGCCGCCGCACCTTACCCGGACCTGCGGGCAGCCCACCCCCGCGCCGAGGTCGTTGACCTGCGCGGCGGCGTGCTGCTGCCCGGCTTCGTGGACACCCACGTCCACTACCCGCAGGTCCGGGTGCTCGGCGGGCTGGGGATGGGGCTGCTGGAATGGCTGGACCGCAACACCCTGCCGGAGGAGGCCAGGCTGGCCGACGCCACCTACGCCGGGGCGGTCGCCCGCGAGTTCCTGTCCGCGCTGGCCGCGAACGGCACGACGACCGCCTTGGTGTTCGGCAGCCACTACGCCTCCGCGATGGACGTGTTCTTCGAGGAGGCCGCGCGGACCGGCCTGCGGGTGGTCGCCGGGCAGGTCGTCTCCGACCGCCTGCTGCGCCCCGAACTGCACACCACGCCGGAGCGCGCCTACGCCGAGGGCCGGGCGCTGATCGAACGCTGGCACGGGACGGGCCGCGCCCTCTACGCCGTCACCCCGCGCTTCGCCCTGTCGGCCAGTGAGGGCATCCTGGACGCCTGCGGGGCGCTGATGGGGGAGTTCCCGGGGGTGCGCTTCACCAGCCACATCAACGAGAGCCCGCGCGAGATCGAGGTGGTTCGGGGGCTGTTCCCGGGCGCCCGCGATTACCTAGACACCTACGAGCGCGCGGGGCTGGTCACCCGCCACAGCGTCCTCGCCCACAACGTTCACCCCACGGGGCGCGAGCTGGATGTGATGGCAGCCTACCGTTGCACCGCCGCGCACTGCCCTTGCAGCAACTCGTCCCTGGGAAGCGGCCTCTTCCCGCTGCGCCGCCACCTCCAGGCAGGCGTCCACGTCTCGCTGGGCACGGACGTGGGGGGCGGCACGGGCTTTTCGATGCTCAAGGAGGGGTTGCAGGCCTACTTCATGCAGCAGCTTCTCGGCGAGGCGGGGCAGCCGCTCGCCCCGGCGCACCTGCTGTACCTGGCGACGCGGGCAGGCGCCGAGGCCCTCGACTTGCAGGACCGGACGGGCGATTTCGGCGCGGGCAAGGCCTTCGACGCGGTGTACCTGCGCCCCCCGGAGGGCAGCACGCTGGCGACGGTCCTCCGGCACGCGGAGGGCCCCGAGCGTGCCCTGGCCGCCCTCTTCACCCTGGGCACCGGGGCGGACGTGGCCGGGGTCTGGGTGGAGGGCGACCGGGTGTATCAACGGCCCGCCACCCCCAGCGAGGTCCGCGTGTGA
- a CDS encoding NCS2 family permease: MSDVSASRPATGSGLDRYFGLRASGSTVPRELRAGLTTFLTMSYILFVNPQVLSTAIQVPNAFVQLLMTTAIAAAFGSLVMGLVAKYPFAQAPGMGLNAFFAFTVVQGLGIPWQTALGAVFISGILFVLLSVLGARQAIVRAIPTSLKFAITGGIGAFLAFLGLKNAGIVVSNPATLVGLGSLTAAPVWLALLGLIVAAVLMSRRVTGAILWSILATTAIAIVTRAPVYAGGPEGALRSFPGFDGRLLGILDAPVWPGSLVGHLDIAGALGLGLLSVVFTFFFVDFFDATGTLTGLAQRAGYLDERGDMPRARRTFAMDGLAAMFGAFMGTSTTTAYVESASGIGEGGRTGLTAVTVGVLFLLSMFLWPLAAAIPGAATAPALILVGALMMEGVRHVDWDDISEGLPAFLTVIAMPLTFSIANGVSLGVISYCAIKLFSGRGRQVSPILYVVAALLLVRYIWLMGG, from the coding sequence ATGTCCGACGTTTCTGCATCCCGTCCCGCAACCGGCTCCGGCCTCGACCGCTACTTCGGCCTGCGGGCCTCGGGTTCGACTGTCCCCCGTGAGTTGCGGGCGGGCCTGACGACCTTCCTCACGATGAGCTACATCCTCTTCGTGAACCCGCAGGTGCTGTCCACGGCGATCCAGGTTCCCAACGCCTTCGTGCAACTCCTGATGACGACCGCCATCGCGGCGGCCTTCGGGTCGCTGGTGATGGGGCTGGTCGCCAAGTACCCCTTCGCGCAGGCGCCTGGGATGGGGCTGAACGCCTTTTTCGCCTTCACGGTCGTGCAGGGGCTGGGGATTCCCTGGCAGACCGCGCTGGGGGCGGTGTTCATCAGCGGCATCCTGTTCGTGCTGCTGAGCGTCCTGGGTGCCCGGCAGGCCATCGTGCGGGCGATTCCCACCTCGCTCAAGTTCGCCATCACGGGCGGGATCGGGGCCTTCCTGGCCTTCCTGGGCCTCAAGAACGCCGGGATCGTGGTGAGCAACCCGGCGACGCTGGTGGGCCTGGGGTCGCTCACCGCCGCGCCCGTGTGGCTGGCCCTGCTCGGGCTGATCGTCGCCGCCGTCCTGATGAGCCGCCGGGTGACGGGCGCGATCCTGTGGAGCATCCTCGCCACCACCGCCATTGCCATCGTGACCCGGGCACCGGTGTACGCGGGTGGCCCCGAGGGCGCCCTGCGGTCCTTCCCCGGCTTCGACGGCCGTCTCCTCGGCATCCTCGACGCGCCGGTCTGGCCCGGGTCGCTGGTCGGGCACCTCGATATCGCCGGGGCACTCGGTCTCGGTCTGCTGAGCGTCGTCTTCACCTTCTTCTTCGTGGACTTCTTCGACGCGACGGGCACCCTGACCGGCCTCGCCCAGCGCGCGGGGTACCTGGACGAGCGGGGGGACATGCCGCGCGCCCGCCGCACCTTCGCTATGGACGGGCTGGCGGCGATGTTCGGGGCGTTTATGGGCACGAGCACGACGACGGCGTATGTGGAGTCGGCCAGCGGCATTGGGGAGGGGGGACGCACCGGCCTGACCGCCGTGACGGTGGGGGTGCTGTTCCTGCTGAGCATGTTCCTGTGGCCGCTGGCTGCCGCGATTCCCGGGGCCGCCACCGCCCCGGCCCTGATCCTCGTCGGTGCCCTGATGATGGAGGGTGTCCGGCATGTGGACTGGGACGACATCAGCGAGGGCCTGCCCGCCTTCCTGACCGTGATCGCCATGCCGCTGACTTTCTCCATCGCCAACGGGGTGAGCCTGGGCGTCATCAGTTATTGCGCGATCAAGCTGTTCAGCGGGCGGGGGCGGCAGGTCAGCCCGATCCTGTACGTCGTCGCCGCGTTGCTGCTGGTGCGGTACATCTGGCTGATGGGCGGGTAG